A region from the Caldicellulosiruptor naganoensis genome encodes:
- a CDS encoding fibronectin type III domain-containing protein — MRSFLKEIFSFFLLISFILTLMPISAVAQTVVLPAPSQLTIERQNNLPRIEVGDDGTITIYFSWQYSYSDFDYFELYLGDDPNKFNYGYTIYKNADPNLTQTDAQSYVYKVQGLPNGQKIPSGTIFYAKLRAVKVLQQRTGNVVYYSPYSNTIVFLTPIFVEAATSSETSIDIVWDDVYYAGERIDYDIYVSKDISFTTPTKYQIDGERITLLQSQKPGGRVDILPNRKLKYTASNLAPSSLYYVKVLPRNLPSEIIWRDPQTYTPPNSKVIGEAATYIQAEAQRIADNVVWLRWAKVSIAEGNDYEIYKGSKDQVPTLIGTVSTNEFFAMVNITDDVFFRIQVDVIDAFGRKVSIRSPDLYVHPYTLPYAPPAAEDLTAYPKTQDTITLRFKIPSDKEVVYDFYYKRYLDTNSDFALYLSNYQMTERDIEKDTNNIPTGYYKLDITGLEKNTVYILKVVVKKRFFDYESGNYIYKESAPAVTISYTLSGDITPPTTPTSLSVVYSTYDSVTLSWTPIYIAGTQPPVVDQSISYEVNFAVYQDGMDLGNPESFDPTSLQKVILSKPQIDSNGKATFRLGNLSPDTRYVLFVRAIREIDGIKYYSLPSNVVMATTFPKYELPLPSRPPIVENLSVVSTTYNSVTLSWQYVENVYFEIQISEDIKNASGWRTISDSFKPSIKEIDYQAGICYFTAKDLKPDTLYYFRVRSYIVKDNQKIYSDYCSPVFGKTQKIPPPKTPVAFGIKDYGKDYVVFVWEISELGRKYMIEIADNIAFTNSQKYTTDVDVTEYKVEKLKPNTRYYARLFAIGSDGQLSLATEIISFVTKKDVSEYTGVFELIEDTTVPMVITEDISNRTMSIEITYKYVNTSLDAKTVVVDFTKRTNSNIIRFVLKIRYDVLGALIRLNKNCQVILDGASAVFDFSSLYVDELKKLSISNFSPSNLYIQLSFEKSSEKFNIPNAISEIYDIKFLALTSTQQIGISSFNLPISFTLKNKEPWSSFIPYEFDILNMNWKIATDYKVSSDKRDISFVLESPQAVVITRKIFYNDIIQSSYATKLYYLFQSIPCDDSSATIGIKSPVGKLELASYLVYFAEKKRLYRFEVIKEYAEKAYRAGIISSIDDNSYLTKEAAVDMLIKFYEIYTGDEIDISDVTWKKLGVDNMYIDSVKKAYKMGWLFDYATFNPKETATREYILAVFYHITQRISLD, encoded by the coding sequence ATGAGATCTTTTCTAAAAGAGATATTTTCTTTCTTTTTATTGATTTCATTTATTTTAACTTTGATGCCTATTTCAGCAGTTGCACAAACGGTTGTCCTTCCTGCACCATCACAGCTTACAATTGAAAGGCAAAATAATTTGCCAAGGATAGAAGTTGGAGATGATGGTACAATTACAATATATTTTTCATGGCAATATTCATACTCTGATTTTGACTACTTTGAGTTGTATTTAGGAGATGATCCAAACAAGTTTAATTATGGTTATACAATTTACAAGAACGCTGATCCAAATCTCACGCAGACAGATGCACAAAGTTATGTTTATAAAGTTCAAGGACTTCCAAACGGACAAAAGATACCAAGTGGTACAATCTTTTATGCAAAGTTGAGAGCAGTTAAGGTGCTTCAGCAGCGGACAGGAAATGTTGTGTACTATTCTCCTTATTCTAACACAATAGTTTTTCTCACTCCTATATTTGTGGAGGCAGCAACTTCTTCTGAAACTTCAATTGACATTGTTTGGGATGATGTTTACTATGCAGGAGAAAGAATTGACTATGATATATATGTCTCAAAAGACATAAGCTTTACAACACCTACTAAATACCAGATTGACGGTGAAAGGATTACACTTTTGCAAAGCCAAAAACCAGGGGGAAGAGTGGACATTCTCCCAAACAGGAAATTAAAATACACAGCATCAAATCTTGCACCAAGCAGTCTTTACTATGTAAAGGTTTTGCCGAGGAATTTACCTTCTGAGATAATTTGGAGAGATCCTCAAACTTATACTCCTCCGAATTCAAAGGTAATTGGTGAGGCTGCAACCTATATTCAGGCCGAGGCACAACGAATTGCAGACAATGTAGTTTGGCTCAGGTGGGCAAAGGTTAGCATTGCTGAGGGAAATGATTATGAGATATACAAAGGTAGTAAGGACCAAGTTCCCACCTTAATTGGAACTGTTTCAACAAATGAGTTTTTTGCAATGGTAAATATAACCGATGATGTATTTTTCAGGATTCAAGTGGATGTAATTGATGCATTTGGGCGCAAAGTTTCAATAAGGTCTCCTGATTTGTATGTACATCCATACACACTACCTTATGCTCCACCAGCAGCAGAGGACCTGACAGCTTATCCAAAAACTCAAGATACTATAACTCTGCGGTTTAAGATACCTTCTGATAAAGAAGTGGTGTATGACTTTTATTACAAAAGATATCTTGATACAAACTCAGATTTTGCTTTGTATCTGTCCAACTACCAGATGACAGAAAGGGATATTGAAAAAGATACTAACAACATCCCCACCGGATACTATAAATTGGATATTACCGGCCTTGAGAAGAATACTGTCTATATCTTGAAAGTGGTAGTAAAAAAGAGATTTTTTGACTATGAATCTGGTAATTACATTTACAAAGAGTCAGCACCAGCTGTAACAATCTCCTATACACTCTCTGGTGATATTACCCCACCTACAACCCCAACATCACTTTCAGTTGTATACTCTACGTATGACAGTGTAACACTTTCTTGGACGCCTATTTACATTGCAGGCACACAACCACCTGTGGTTGACCAGAGCATATCATATGAAGTGAACTTTGCAGTCTATCAGGATGGTATGGACCTTGGAAATCCAGAAAGTTTTGACCCAACAAGTTTACAAAAGGTTATTCTTTCAAAACCTCAGATTGACTCAAATGGAAAGGCAACTTTTAGGCTTGGTAATCTAAGTCCTGATACGCGGTATGTGTTGTTCGTAAGGGCAATTAGAGAAATAGATGGGATAAAATACTATTCCCTGCCTTCAAATGTAGTTATGGCAACAACCTTTCCAAAATATGAACTTCCTCTTCCATCGAGGCCACCAATAGTGGAAAACTTAAGCGTAGTTTCCACAACCTATAACAGCGTTACTCTTTCTTGGCAGTATGTAGAGAATGTTTATTTTGAAATTCAAATCTCAGAAGACATAAAAAATGCAAGTGGCTGGAGGACAATTTCTGACTCTTTCAAGCCTTCTATAAAAGAGATTGACTATCAAGCTGGTATTTGTTATTTTACAGCTAAAGATTTAAAGCCAGATACATTGTACTACTTCAGGGTAAGGTCTTATATTGTAAAGGACAATCAAAAAATTTATTCAGATTATTGTAGTCCAGTATTTGGAAAGACACAAAAAATTCCTCCACCAAAGACGCCGGTTGCCTTTGGAATAAAAGATTATGGAAAGGACTATGTAGTATTTGTATGGGAGATTTCAGAGCTGGGAAGAAAATATATGATTGAGATTGCAGACAACATTGCTTTTACGAATTCCCAAAAGTACACAACTGATGTAGACGTGACGGAGTACAAAGTTGAAAAGCTCAAGCCAAACACACGTTACTATGCGAGACTTTTTGCAATTGGTTCAGACGGACAGCTGTCTTTGGCAACTGAAATTATATCATTTGTTACAAAAAAGGATGTAAGCGAATATACAGGTGTATTTGAACTTATTGAAGATACAACGGTTCCTATGGTGATAACTGAAGATATCTCAAACAGAACAATGTCTATTGAGATTACCTATAAGTACGTAAATACTTCTTTGGATGCAAAAACTGTTGTTGTTGATTTTACAAAGAGGACAAATAGTAATATTATTCGGTTTGTATTAAAGATAAGATATGACGTTTTAGGTGCTTTGATAAGGTTGAATAAAAACTGCCAGGTTATTTTAGATGGAGCAAGTGCAGTGTTCGATTTTAGTAGTCTTTATGTGGATGAGCTAAAAAAGCTTTCAATTTCTAATTTTTCACCAAGTAATCTATATATACAGCTTTCTTTTGAAAAAAGTAGTGAGAAGTTCAATATTCCAAATGCTATTTCAGAAATTTATGACATTAAGTTTTTAGCGTTGACATCAACCCAGCAAATTGGTATTAGCAGTTTTAACTTACCGATAAGTTTTACTCTTAAAAATAAGGAGCCATGGTCCTCGTTTATACCTTACGAATTTGACATTTTAAATATGAACTGGAAGATAGCAACTGATTACAAAGTTTCAAGTGATAAAAGGGATATTTCTTTTGTACTAGAATCTCCGCAAGCAGTTGTTATTACACGAAAGATTTTTTACAACGACATTATCCAAAGTAGCTATGCAACAAAGTTATACTATTTATTCCAGAGCATACCTTGTGATGATTCAAGTGCTACCATAGGTATAAAAAGTCCTGTGGGCAAATTAGAACTTGCTTCATATTTGGTTTACTTCGCAGAGAAGAAAAGACTTTATAGATTTGAAGTTATAAAGGAATATGCAGAAAAAGCATATAGAGCAGGTATTATTAGCAGTATTGATGACAATTCCTATCTTACAAAAGAAGCTGCTGTTGATATGCTAATTAAATTTTATGAGATTTACACAGGCGATGAGATTGATATCAGTGATGTAACATGGAAAAAACTTGGAGTGGATAATATGTATATTGATTCGGTAAAGAAAGCTTATAAAATGGGATGGCTATTTGACTATGCAACATTTAATCCCAAAGAGACTGCAACAAGAGAATACATTTTGGCTGTATTTTATCACATTACTCAAAGGATATCTCTAGATTGA
- a CDS encoding MBL fold metallo-hydrolase, producing MEIVFLGGAKEIGASCVLIKTGGKNILIDSGIRMKEDKLPNLQLLRELGGADICLISHAHLDHIGSLPLIAREYPHIFFYTNQPTKDLVKVLLYDSLKIMDSKEDEIPIYAEKNVEDLLDRTITYGFNYTFEPLEGIKVTFFPAGHILGASMIFIQTQEGSILYTGDFSTDKQLTVDKASIPKIRPDVVICESTYGDRLHTNRSYEEERLFNSIYEFISKGGKVLIPAFAIGRAQEIILILRNYMKKKKVEFNIFIDGMVREVIRVYKNNPTFLSSRYYKKVLKGEEIFLSENINVITDKKQREEIMSSSDPCVIISSSGMLTGGPSVFYAEKLVENQNALIAITGYQDEESPGRKLLELTELPEGERKIELNGKEYEVKCKVEKYGLSAHADRDSILGFLAMLKPKTVVFAHGSEEAISQISDMAIKEIEAAVLIPQNGEINTISIEKPRRQLSFFNVKKLSNIEPLNEENIKSLWEYLLENKQEANHITAEHAVLIWNGKQFLERDEVNRVFELLKSSPYFEQNPRKPYLFRILSRTEVEDKLKPKPMEQNKMRELAFEMFKDFGLYKVGMDIENVVVTFYFNFPHIANRLEDKIKEFEEKTLWKVEVNPNVNLTYAQKYLQKLLEDEGVKLLKFSYNPVINAIVVKPNKEFDSMKDMSSKFFDETGIELIFDIENKEDCTARLQNKDRMEQNKALLLIDLYFENEKDKVYKKSIKEGGKYIELSFVTPFVAEKYKDKLNELSQKTGWEIRISQTINQVEMVNILKDILTRYNIDLVKNPSIYPTTREVRVKLAEEIDSSIINEIMNEFFDRTGFYLKI from the coding sequence ATGGAGATAGTTTTCTTAGGTGGTGCTAAAGAGATTGGAGCATCTTGTGTTTTAATTAAAACTGGTGGTAAGAACATCTTGATTGACTCTGGCATAAGAATGAAAGAAGACAAGCTCCCAAACTTGCAGCTTCTTCGAGAGCTTGGTGGAGCTGATATCTGTCTTATTTCACATGCTCATCTTGACCACATAGGGAGTCTTCCGCTTATTGCAAGAGAGTATCCTCATATATTCTTCTATACTAATCAGCCAACAAAAGATTTGGTAAAAGTACTTTTGTACGACAGCTTAAAGATTATGGACTCAAAAGAAGATGAGATTCCTATCTATGCAGAAAAGAATGTTGAAGATTTGCTTGATAGAACAATCACATACGGGTTTAATTATACATTTGAGCCTTTAGAAGGGATAAAGGTTACTTTTTTCCCTGCAGGACATATCCTTGGTGCTTCGATGATTTTTATACAAACTCAAGAAGGAAGCATTCTATACACTGGAGATTTTTCAACTGACAAGCAGCTTACTGTCGACAAAGCATCAATTCCTAAAATAAGACCAGATGTTGTAATTTGTGAGTCAACTTATGGTGACAGGCTTCACACAAACAGAAGCTATGAGGAAGAAAGATTGTTTAACAGTATATATGAGTTTATTTCAAAAGGTGGCAAAGTATTAATTCCTGCATTTGCAATTGGAAGGGCTCAGGAGATAATTTTGATTTTAAGAAATTACATGAAAAAGAAAAAGGTAGAGTTCAATATATTCATTGATGGAATGGTAAGAGAAGTCATAAGAGTTTATAAAAACAATCCAACCTTTTTGTCTTCAAGATATTACAAAAAAGTATTGAAAGGTGAAGAGATATTTTTATCAGAAAACATCAATGTAATTACTGACAAAAAACAGAGAGAGGAGATTATGTCCTCATCAGACCCTTGTGTTATTATTTCAAGCTCGGGAATGTTAACTGGCGGTCCTTCTGTATTCTATGCAGAGAAATTAGTAGAAAATCAAAATGCGCTGATTGCAATTACAGGGTATCAAGACGAAGAGTCACCGGGAAGAAAGCTCCTTGAGCTGACTGAGCTTCCAGAGGGTGAGAGAAAGATTGAACTAAATGGCAAGGAATATGAAGTAAAGTGCAAGGTTGAAAAGTATGGCCTTTCTGCACATGCAGACAGGGACAGTATTTTGGGATTTTTAGCAATGCTAAAACCGAAAACTGTGGTTTTTGCTCATGGAAGTGAGGAGGCAATTTCACAAATTTCAGATATGGCAATAAAAGAGATAGAGGCTGCTGTTTTGATTCCGCAAAATGGTGAGATAAATACAATTTCAATTGAAAAACCAAGAAGACAGCTTTCATTTTTTAATGTCAAAAAGTTAAGTAACATTGAACCTCTGAATGAAGAAAATATCAAAAGTCTGTGGGAATATCTTCTTGAGAATAAACAAGAAGCAAACCATATTACAGCAGAGCATGCAGTTCTGATTTGGAATGGGAAACAGTTTTTAGAAAGAGATGAGGTAAATAGGGTATTTGAACTTTTAAAATCTTCCCCATATTTTGAGCAAAATCCACGAAAACCTTATCTTTTTAGGATTTTGTCAAGAACTGAAGTTGAAGACAAGCTGAAGCCAAAGCCTATGGAACAAAACAAGATGAGAGAGCTTGCTTTTGAAATGTTTAAAGATTTTGGACTTTACAAGGTTGGAATGGATATCGAAAATGTTGTTGTGACTTTTTATTTTAACTTTCCACACATAGCAAATAGGCTTGAAGATAAAATAAAAGAGTTTGAGGAAAAGACCCTGTGGAAGGTAGAGGTAAATCCAAATGTAAATCTAACATATGCTCAAAAATATCTACAAAAGTTATTAGAAGATGAAGGTGTTAAGCTTTTAAAGTTTTCATACAATCCTGTGATAAACGCAATTGTAGTAAAACCAAACAAAGAGTTTGATTCGATGAAGGATATGTCCTCTAAATTTTTTGATGAGACAGGCATTGAGCTTATATTTGACATTGAAAATAAAGAGGATTGTACAGCAAGACTTCAAAATAAAGACAGGATGGAGCAGAACAAGGCTTTGCTTCTGATAGACCTGTATTTTGAAAATGAAAAAGACAAGGTTTACAAAAAGAGCATAAAAGAGGGTGGAAAATACATTGAACTATCATTTGTAACACCCTTTGTTGCCGAAAAGTACAAAGATAAGCTCAATGAACTTTCGCAAAAAACCGGCTGGGAGATAAGGATTTCACAGACAATAAACCAGGTCGAAATGGTAAATATTTTGAAAGATATTTTAACTCGGTATAACATCGATTTGGTGAAAAATCCAAGTATTTATCCTACAACAAGGGAAGTTAGAGTAAAATTGGCAGAGGAGATTGATAGTAGTATTATAAATGAAATCATGAATGAGTTCTTTGATAGGACAGGCTTTTATTTAAAAATTTGA
- a CDS encoding S-layer homology domain-containing protein, with the protein MKKRVFAILLFAFFLFSTASAFAADVWCKVEYYYNGTNYTKVILYSKSNKTYYVKGFTRDSDSQVSIFFSDKKTFSSETNTVLIPQSMFLMPIRVILVNSDGSPLFNDVKDSPYKDSILYLASIGKIDGYKDGTFKPKKSVTRQEFAKLIVNVFDIKVEKNITKYSFADIKNCWAKNEIETLAKMGVIAGIKGKNGVLYFKPQDGVTYEQAITVISRYLKLKAISKKDYKSWANEYINAFVDNNLLSEKEVKSLKLNAFATREWIAYILSKAVLR; encoded by the coding sequence TTGAAAAAGAGAGTTTTTGCTATACTTCTATTTGCTTTTTTCTTATTTTCTACAGCTTCAGCTTTTGCAGCTGATGTGTGGTGTAAGGTGGAGTACTATTACAATGGAACAAATTATACTAAGGTTATCCTTTACTCTAAAAGTAACAAAACTTATTATGTAAAAGGATTTACGAGGGATTCAGATAGTCAGGTAAGCATATTTTTTTCAGATAAAAAAACTTTTAGTTCTGAAACAAATACAGTACTCATACCACAAAGCATGTTTCTTATGCCCATAAGAGTAATATTAGTAAACTCAGATGGTTCTCCTTTGTTTAATGATGTTAAAGATTCCCCCTATAAAGATTCCATTTTATACCTTGCAAGTATTGGGAAAATTGATGGTTACAAGGATGGAACATTCAAACCTAAAAAGAGTGTCACACGTCAAGAGTTTGCAAAACTTATTGTCAATGTATTTGATATAAAAGTAGAAAAGAATATTACCAAGTACTCTTTTGCAGATATAAAAAACTGCTGGGCGAAAAATGAAATTGAGACATTGGCTAAGATGGGAGTAATTGCTGGCATTAAAGGAAAAAATGGAGTTTTGTATTTTAAACCCCAAGATGGAGTTACCTATGAGCAGGCAATTACTGTTATTAGTAGATATTTGAAGTTAAAAGCTATTTCAAAAAAAGATTACAAGTCTTGGGCAAACGAATATATAAATGCCTTTGTTGATAATAACCTTTTGAGTGAAAAGGAGGTAAAGTCGTTAAAATTAAATGCGTTTGCAACACGTGAGTGGATTGCGTATATTTTGAGCAAAGCTGTATTAAGATGA
- a CDS encoding DMT family transporter: MSTRKRILADGILLFVTMVWGSSFVLMKNTISQLHPLTFLAIRFLLAWLVVTTIFWRNLKNLKPKEIVYGSIIGFFLFLGMALQVVGLKYTYASKSAFITGLTVVLVPIFAGIIEKKIPRVNVIVGVIFAFVGLFLLNGAKISHFNFGDFLTLLADFGFVFQIIFIDIFTSKENVSTINIAIFRLMSAAVLYIIFSLVFGVNPFSIKLTLNSILTILITGIFGTALCFYSTGFCSKIHNTNSHSFDIFC, encoded by the coding sequence TTGAGCACAAGAAAAAGAATTTTGGCGGATGGAATACTTCTTTTTGTCACAATGGTGTGGGGAAGTTCATTTGTGCTTATGAAGAATACAATCTCCCAGCTTCATCCTTTGACATTTTTGGCAATAAGGTTTTTATTAGCATGGCTTGTTGTCACAACAATATTCTGGAGAAATCTTAAAAACTTAAAGCCAAAAGAGATAGTTTATGGGAGCATAATAGGGTTTTTTCTTTTCTTAGGAATGGCTCTGCAGGTTGTGGGTTTGAAGTATACATACGCTTCAAAATCAGCATTTATAACAGGTTTGACAGTTGTTTTGGTGCCTATTTTTGCAGGTATAATTGAAAAAAAGATTCCCAGAGTAAATGTCATAGTTGGTGTAATTTTTGCTTTTGTAGGGCTCTTCCTTTTAAATGGAGCTAAAATCTCACATTTTAACTTTGGAGATTTCCTTACCTTGCTTGCAGACTTTGGATTTGTCTTTCAGATTATATTCATTGACATCTTTACATCAAAAGAAAATGTGAGTACAATCAACATTGCAATATTTCGGCTCATGAGCGCTGCTGTTTTGTATATTATATTTTCTTTGGTCTTTGGAGTAAATCCTTTTAGTATCAAGCTTACATTAAATTCAATACTTACAATCTTAATCACAGGCATTTTTGGAACGGCTCTTTGCTTTTACAGCACAGGTTTTTGTTCAAAAATACACAACACCAACTCACACAGCTTTGATATTTTCTGCTGA
- a CDS encoding amino acid ABC transporter permease translates to MAENVIIKYFPVLLKASVVTIELTAIAVTIGLIFGLIAALFRISKLKVLNLIGSFYVWLFRGTPLLLQIFFIYYGLPKIIPALTLPAFLAGAIALIINSGAYTAEIIRAAILSIDRGQYEAAKALGMTYLQTMRFVIIPQTYKRLIPPIGNEFIALLKDSSLVSTIGMVELMRAAQLKASQTGRDAEIYIAALIIYLALTTVFSTIFNWLEKRLGKYEGQ, encoded by the coding sequence TTGGCTGAAAATGTCATAATAAAATACTTTCCTGTACTTTTAAAAGCAAGTGTTGTTACAATTGAGCTTACTGCAATTGCAGTAACCATTGGTCTTATTTTTGGCTTGATTGCAGCTTTGTTTAGGATTTCAAAGCTAAAAGTTTTGAACTTGATAGGCAGCTTTTATGTTTGGCTTTTTAGAGGAACGCCACTACTTTTGCAGATATTCTTTATTTACTATGGTCTTCCCAAAATTATTCCCGCACTTACACTACCAGCGTTTTTAGCAGGAGCAATTGCTCTTATTATTAACTCTGGAGCATACACAGCAGAGATAATAAGAGCTGCCATCTTGTCTATTGACAGAGGTCAGTATGAGGCAGCAAAAGCACTGGGGATGACATACCTTCAAACAATGAGGTTTGTGATTATTCCACAGACATACAAAAGACTTATACCACCTATTGGCAATGAATTTATTGCGCTATTGAAAGACTCATCCCTTGTGTCAACAATAGGAATGGTTGAACTAATGCGTGCAGCACAGCTAAAAGCATCTCAAACAGGAAGGGATGCAGAGATTTATATTGCTGCGCTTATTATCTATTTAGCGCTTACCACAGTTTTTTCGACAATATTTAATTGGCTCGAAAAGAGGCTGGGGAAATATGAAGGACAGTGA
- a CDS encoding ABC transporter substrate-binding protein, whose amino-acid sequence MKHKRLIGMVLVLVFIATFLSGCGSKDQNLSTLQKIKKNKEFVVGMDNTFPPMEFTDDNNNTVGFDVDLANEIAKRLGAKLKIVAVDWSGIQSALKSKKFDAIISCFSITEERKKAFNLAGPYLYIRQVIAVKKGDNSIKTFEDLKGIKIGVQANTTGDNAVQKMKFINYDRDVTRYERITDAFNDLDIGRIKAVVIDSVVAYYYKKQNPEKFDIAPAQLEKEPIGIALRKEDKDLYEEIQKILNQLKEDGTIAKISKKWFGEDITK is encoded by the coding sequence ATGAAGCATAAAAGACTAATTGGTATGGTGCTTGTTTTAGTATTCATAGCTACATTTTTGAGTGGTTGCGGTTCAAAAGACCAGAACCTTTCTACATTACAAAAGATAAAAAAGAATAAAGAGTTTGTGGTTGGTATGGACAATACATTCCCACCAATGGAGTTCACAGATGACAACAACAACACAGTTGGCTTTGATGTTGACCTTGCAAATGAGATTGCAAAAAGACTTGGAGCAAAGCTCAAAATTGTTGCAGTTGACTGGAGTGGAATTCAAAGTGCTTTGAAGTCCAAAAAGTTTGATGCCATAATTTCATGTTTTAGCATCACAGAAGAGAGAAAGAAAGCATTTAATTTGGCTGGTCCATACCTATACATCCGTCAGGTTATTGCTGTTAAAAAAGGTGATAATTCTATTAAGACTTTTGAAGACTTAAAAGGTATAAAGATAGGTGTTCAGGCCAACACGACAGGTGATAATGCTGTTCAAAAGATGAAGTTTATAAACTATGACAGAGATGTGACAAGATACGAAAGGATAACCGATGCTTTTAATGATTTGGACATTGGTAGAATAAAGGCTGTTGTGATTGATAGTGTTGTTGCATATTACTACAAAAAACAAAATCCTGAAAAGTTTGATATAGCACCTGCTCAACTTGAAAAAGAGCCAATTGGGATTGCACTCAGAAAAGAAGATAAAGACCTTTATGAAGAGATTCAGAAGATTTTGAACCAGCTCAAAGAAGATGGAACAATCGCAAAGATATCGAAGAAATGGTTTGGCGAAGATATTACCAAGTAA
- a CDS encoding amino acid ABC transporter ATP-binding protein: protein MKDSEMTKKKMIIAKDIVKYFGHNLILDKVSLEVDRGEVVVIIGPSGSGKSTFLRCLNHLERINSGYIEIDGFVIEDKRLHEKHKKHSPKEIAKFCSQIGMVFQRFNLFPHMTALENVIIGPIVVNKMKKEEAIEIGLELLEKVGLKDKANSYPAQLSGGQQQRVAIARALAMKPKVMLFDEPTSALDPELVGEVLNVMKELANEGMTMLVVTHEMGFAKEVADRVVFMDKGKIIEEGLPDEIFTNPKEERTRQFLQKIL, encoded by the coding sequence ATGAAGGACAGTGAGATGACAAAAAAGAAGATGATAATAGCAAAGGACATTGTCAAATACTTTGGACACAACCTCATATTGGACAAGGTATCATTGGAAGTTGACAGAGGAGAGGTTGTAGTAATTATAGGACCTTCTGGTTCAGGCAAGAGCACTTTTTTGAGGTGTCTTAATCACTTAGAGAGGATTAACTCAGGGTACATCGAGATTGATGGGTTTGTGATTGAAGACAAAAGGCTTCATGAAAAACACAAAAAGCACAGCCCAAAGGAGATAGCAAAGTTTTGTTCACAGATAGGGATGGTGTTTCAGAGATTTAACCTTTTCCCTCACATGACAGCACTTGAGAATGTCATAATTGGTCCGATTGTTGTCAATAAAATGAAAAAAGAAGAAGCAATAGAAATTGGGCTTGAGCTTCTTGAGAAGGTGGGACTAAAAGACAAGGCAAACTCATACCCTGCCCAGCTTTCTGGTGGGCAGCAACAAAGGGTTGCAATTGCAAGAGCTCTTGCTATGAAGCCAAAAGTGATGCTGTTTGATGAGCCGACATCAGCGCTTGACCCAGAACTTGTCGGAGAGGTTTTAAATGTCATGAAAGAGCTTGCCAATGAAGGAATGACAATGCTTGTTGTAACTCACGAGATGGGGTTTGCTAAAGAGGTTGCTGACAGAGTTGTGTTCATGGACAAAGGGAAGATAATCGAAGAAGGGCTACCAGATGAGATTTTTACAAACCCGAAAGAAGAGAGAACAAGACAGTTTTTGCAAAAGATATTGTGA